In Schizosaccharomyces osmophilus chromosome 1, complete sequence, the genomic window AGAACCGTatctatatttattttataacATGAGTAACTATAATACATCAATAATACAAATGCTATGGCTTATTAAATGCCATAGCGTTTTTTAACTTCTTCAAGGGCAGTGTATCGAGCATTCACGTTTTCACCCTCTGTCTTTGCCTTTTCTGGATTGTAATAATGTACTAAAAATTTATCGTTAGTAAAATGTTTACGAAAAACTGAATTTTGTCAACCTCCATACCAACCAAATATCGATCCATAAAGTTGTATCCAGATAACTTATTACAAGCACGAAGGGCGTCTTGAACATTTTCATACACTACGAAAGCAGTTCCTCGAGTTTCGACGGTATTTCCCAATCGAATTTGTCGTATGGGTCCATATCTGCCAAATAAATCGTACATTTCTTCTGATGTGATTTTAAACGACAAATTTTTCACGAAAAGGATAGAGCTAACCTCAGTGTTAGCTGTTCTATGGGACATTATGAGTGCAGATTTAGATAAAGGGTTTTGAGAAATTACTGGTTCAAgcaaaatcaaagaaatgaagCAGAATGGCAATTGCTGGGAAATCTCTCATGTCACACTTTTGAAAGGACGTTGTGATGTATGCTAGCAAAATGATATAGAACTTATTTCTGAAATTTAAAGCTCAAAATTAGACTTTAATTaaggcttttttttttttcgtatCTTATGTAGAGAACGAAAGGGGTGCAGATGTGTCTCGGTTTCAAAGGTTTTAATGGTTTTAATGGAAGCTTGCTGGACgatacttttctttcaatggttccttgtttcttttttgctgtTTTGGAATCGTAAACTAGGGAACGAAAGCATTCATGAAATTACCCATGGAGGAATGCTTCCAAAGTCTACTTATGGACTCTTTACGAGACATTTGGATCAATGGGCTTACtggattcattttttaGCAAAATTGACAGGCATATGAAGGCTTAGCATGCTACACTTGAAACGAGTTATGTGGGATAAAATTACAAGATGAAACCCAATCTTCTCTAATGCCTGTCAACTGAAAgctctttgtttcaaaacCATAATGCTATATCTCTACAATATTATATATCAGATCGAGAAGTCTGGGTGAAGAAATTGCTTGACCCAAACATTACTTACTACAAGTGCTTGAAAGAATGCAGAGCAGGAAGACACAGATACAACATCATGATAATCCAAAGAGCTTGcttattaaataaaatattctCTCATTCGAATTGTCCTTTCTATTGCTATCGAGAATCATAGCTTCTTTTAATAGACAGTCAACACATTTGTTTGCAATAATAGCAAACTACATCGAGGGAAACTCGTAAtttattcttattttcAGAAACTTTTGTTAATGTATCTCTAAATTGTCTTGCGAGTATCTGAAAAAAGATGATAgctcttttgtttacgttgCGACTATATATACAAATTTGACTCGTACAGCCTTGTAGTGAAAAGTCTTAACGGAACTCAGGTATAAAAGTTGAAACGAAGGagttttcttgtttatataCACAGCTCATTATAAACGATATGCCTTGGAATTAATTGCAgtaatttcaattttctaaTTCTGAAAGCAATTACTCATTTTACCTTTATCATGGGAATCTTCTCCAATATTTCACTACCGAAcagaaaacataaaaacaGATTAAAAAAACCTCAAACAAGCATAATCGTTCTACCTAAGCTTGTATTTTATTACATTTTGCTtgtgtttatttactagCGAGGAATAAcgcaaccaaaaaaaagttaatGCACTGTACCAAAATCGAGCGATGTATCCGGTGAAAGATTTCTTAGCAAAACAGggaaaatataaattattatAATTGATTTGCAAACTCCGACAAAACCGCTTGTTTACAAGGAAAATCCATCTTCAACTGAACCAACTACTTATCGAATTGCTGAGATAATTATTACATTTCAAGACTTTTAGaatctttaaaagaaaagaagctcagtaaaattttcttttatcgTTCTCAACATTCTCCGTGTTTCTTACTTTCGggaaggttttttttttaacttcCTTTACAAAGTTCTCATAATAAGTACCTAGGTTTTAACCTTTTTTAACGCAATATCTTTCCATGTATTatgctttctttgaaagatatATGTATACAGGTGGCTCAAAAGTACATAAACGACATTGAGGATATAGGAGACTACCCTTATGCTCTGCTTGAGCCCATTTTGGAACGCGCACCTCCTGATCGTTTGTATTTACTAGAAGAACGATCCCCCCATTTTAGACAGGAATCTCAGTCCCTGTGGAAACAACATGTCTTGCGCGATTTTGCGCTTGAACTGCAACAATTTAAGGTTTCTGTTCCATCAATTACCGACTGGCGTTCTTTATACGAGAGGATGAAGAAGCGAAGACATACTCAATACAATGAGGCATCCGAAAAACTTCGAAATGCTTACACGAAACTCGAGCAGACGAAGCAGAATAAACGAATTGTACCTTTGGAAAGAGAACCACGTTCTGCCAGGCCGCAGAAACGACTACGTCCATCAAATAGTTATGCCCCCAAAAGCAATTCTGCACCTAAAAGCTCATTAATgacaaaagcaagaaacgatttcttaaagaaaacatcCTTTACGCGACCACCGGTATCAGGCGATTCAAAATTCCGAACTTCAAACTCTCCTTTACGTCCTTTAGGCTCCTCTTATCATAGGGATAAACAGCCTACTACGAATCCCTATCCAATGTCTTCTACGATTAAACCACCTCCTGCGTCTAATTCCCTTAAGCCCAATTCTAATTCCAACAAATCTCGATGGCAGCGTAATTCAACTTTACAGTCAACCTCTTCTATTCCAATTTCATCACTTTTCCCTAAATCATCTCGAATGTCGAATCAGCTACCCAAGCACTCTTAGTTACGACATTGGATATACTTTTCCATGGTCATACGATGGTTTCCTGCTTTTTGGTGCTTAATTAATTTCTTCGCTCTTTTACTTGGTCATATTATGTAATTTTCAGTTAAGTTTCCGCTTAATCCACCTTACTTTACAGCGCTTAATTTTTGAGAAGTTATCCATTTACTTTCTGCTTTGatgtcttttgtttggccggttattatttatttcattttttttagttttataGATGCCTTTGGTTACGATTTTCTTTGGCTGACGACGATGTTTCTTATAAATAGCTGTTCATTAACTTCCGTAATATAATTCAATAAACTATCCTGATcacaaaaataaagatttgTATTTAAGTAGTTTTCCAAAACCCTTTCCACAACATATTGGCGTAGTTTGCTTTTACCTCAGTCTACTGACCCTTTGCCGTCATAGTGGGTTGCTGAGATAAACAATATTTCTTGTATTGTGCAATGGTGCCATCAAATTTAGAAACCACATGATTGTCACATTGCCAAATGCTCTTGCAAGTCTTATCCAAGAAATCAACATCGTGAGAGACAAGAATTACACCACCTTGGAACTGTTCAACAGCCCTTATTAATGCATCCATTGATTCCATATCCAAATGGTTAGTAGGCTCATCAAGAATTAAGATATGAGGATTTTGAAGACCCAAACAAGCGAAAGCAACACGAGATTTTTGACCACCAGAAAGAGTAACCATTTTACGCAATGCCAAAGGTCCAGTAACACCGAAAGCACCCAAATGACGACGgtattcttcttctccttttcctGGGTAGTGCTTTGCTAAGAAACTTAAGGCATTCAAATTTAGCTCCAAGGTATCAACATGATGTTGGGCAAAGTAAGCAACTCGAAGGCGAGAATTACGGTTGACAAGACCAGATGTAGGttgtatttcttcaatgaGTAACTTTAACACAGTGGATTT contains:
- the sap14 gene encoding U2 snRNP-associated protein SF3B14 Sap14 encodes the protein MSHRTANTEVSSILFVKNLSFKITSEEMYDLFGRYGPIRQIRLGNTVETRGTAFVVYENVQDALRACNKLSGYNFMDRYLVVHYYNPEKAKTEGENVNARYTALEEVKKRYGI
- the pof4 gene encoding elongin-A, F-box protein Pof4, whose product is MLSLKDICIQVAQKYINDIEDIGDYPYALLEPILERAPPDRLYLLEERSPHFRQESQSLWKQHVLRDFALELQQFKVSVPSITDWRSLYERMKKRRHTQYNEASEKLRNAYTKLEQTKQNKRIVPLEREPRSARPQKRLRPSNSYAPKSNSAPKSSLMTKARNDFLKKTSFTRPPVSGDSKFRTSNSPLRPLGSSYHRDKQPTTNPYPMSSTIKPPPASNSLKPNSNSNKSRWQRNSTLQSTSSIPISSLFPKSSRMSNQLPKHS